In Helianthus annuus cultivar XRQ/B chromosome 3, HanXRQr2.0-SUNRISE, whole genome shotgun sequence, a single window of DNA contains:
- the LOC118490196 gene encoding uncharacterized protein LOC118490196, producing the protein MAGAAAATTSSAFPLPPPVPGNPRVSASSLPSSFRQRERRTNHLRKKILKTLENKPYPDPSSHPQFPHTIPTQETLQQHFADSEHLSSSKGPTFIDGILGEFSNKSFAKIGLYLVGAFVFQTICAVLIFGSKDLDDKDDTLNIDDGYNSEKKSKAKSKSSLLSSGNRGYAETDEGAIGSVGGVEMDNRIMEIQEMARRAREQEKMEAKRRGSGEEENDDVEDESVDRMVKKKEIDDRLTKLRKSLEGDYQKPVTKVSRKEGDVDNSSDSDSLMFKKKYKYKSPSVDSGDKPKGFGGMKDFHVANGSAVTGFSVDDGTLQTDEKNGGSLSKDGNKEQEPRASTTESIAGTSKEPIYDKQTSNLETKKPRGFGKESNDATKHDDLNKNGSLKGKKGGNKKSARNLEDKSSSQTDFWWTRIPYVMAVGMQSGGNGEESSGLFIIRNASGLHHTVAFEDRSDATNFCYLLESFFEDLNNFRTNIIPIPTNELEEEVKSQKMKVVVVKKGQLKLYVGQPLEDVESALRALIEQQSE; encoded by the exons ATGGCGGGTGCCGCCGCTGCGACCACCTCCTCCGCCTTCCCACTGCCACCTCCGGTCCCCGGAAACCCACGTGTCTCCGCCTCTTCTCTCCCCTCATCATTCCGACAACGAGAAAGAAGAACCAATCACCTCCGTAAAAAGATCCTCAAAACCCTAGAAAACAAACCTTATCCTGACCCATCATCTCACCCCCAATTCCCACACACAATTCCCACTCAAGAAACACTGCAGCAACACTTTGCTGACTCAGAACACCTTTCCTCATCCAAAGGCCCTACCTTTATTGATGGGATTTTGGGTGAGTTTTCGAATAAATCCTTTGCTAAAATCGGGTTGTATTTGGTTGGGGCTTTTGTTTTTCAGACAATTTGTGCTGTTTTGATATTTGGGTCAAAAGATTTAGATGATAAAGATGACACCTTGAACATTGATGATGGTTATAATAGTGAAAAGAAATCGAAAGCGAAATCAAAATCGAGTTTGTTGTCGAGTGGGAATCGGGGTTATGCGGAGACGGACGAGGGTGCGATTGGGTCGGTTGGTGGGGTGGAAATGGATAACAGGATTATGGAAATTCAAGAAATGGCGAGGCGGGCCCGGGAGCAAGAAAAGATGGAGGCGAAGAGGAGAGGATCAGGTGAAGAAGAAAACGATGATGTTGAGGATGAGTCGGTTGATAGAATGGTGAAGAAGAAGGAGATAGATGATCGGTTGACGAAGTTGAGGAAAAGTTTAGAAGGGGATTACCAGAAGCCGGTAACTAAGGTTTCAAGAAAAGAAGGTGATGTTGATAATAGTAGTGATAGTGATTCGTTGATGTTTAAAAAGAAGTACAAGTATAAAAGTCCTTCGGTTGATTCTGGGGATAAACCGAAGGGGTTTGGTGGCATGAAAGATTTTCATGTTGCTAATGGGAGTGCGGTAACTGGTTTTAGTGTCGACGATGGTACACTGCAAACCGATGAGAAAAATGGAGGGAGTTTAAGTAAGGATGGAAATAAAGAGCAAGAACCTAGAGCAAGTACGACCGAATCGATAGCTG GTACTTCAAAGGAGCCAATATATGATAAGCAAACAAGCAACCTGGAGACTAAGAAACCTCGAGGCTTCGGTAAAGAAAGCAATGATGCTACCAAACATGATGATTTAAACAAGAATGGCAGTTTAAAGGGCAAAAAGGGCGGAAACAAAAAATCTGCCAGAAATCTTGAGGATAAATCTAGTTCCCAAACCGACTTTTGGTGGACTCGTATCCCATACGTTATG GCCGTCGGAATGCAAAGTGGCGGTAATGGTGAAGAATCATCAGGACTATTTATTATAAGGAACGCTTCTGGTTTACATCACACCGTTGCTTTTGAAGACCGTTCTGACGCAACAAACTTCtgttatcttctggaatctttctTCGAAGATTTAAACAATTTCCGCACTAATATCATACCAATACCAACAAAT GAGCTTGAAGAGGAAGTTAAATCACAGAAAATGAAGGTAGTTGTAGTGAAGAAAGGTCAACTTAAGCTGTATGTCGGTCAACCACTTGAAGACGTCGAATCAGCCTTGCGCGCATTGATAGAACAACAAAGTGAATAA